In Halodesulfovibrio aestuarii DSM 17919 = ATCC 29578, the DNA window TTTTACAACGCGGCATATTCTACTGTTTGGAGACCATCATGAGTACAGACTGCAGCAGTGGTAACTGTTCTTCCGGTTCCTGCGGCGGAGCACCTACTGAGTTAGATGCTGGCGAAGCACGGATGAAACGCACCATCAGCCGTATTAAACATAAAATTGTTGTTATGTCCGGTAAGGGTGGCGTTGGTAAAAGTACCGTTGCAACCAATATTGCTATCGGCCTTTCCCTTGCTGGTAAAAAAGTCGGTCTGCTTGACGTGGACGTACACGGCCCAAGTGTTCCCCGTCTGTTAAGCATGCGCGATTCCAAAGTACATATCGAAGAGTCTTTCATTGAGCCGGTAGCATGGAGCAAAAACCTCTCCGTTATGTCTCTGGGCTTCCTGCTGCCTAACTCCTATCAGCCAGTTGTATGGCGTGGTCCTGTTAAAATGGGCTTCATCAAGCAGCTTCTTTCCGATGTTGTCTGGGGCGACCTTGACTACATGGTTGTAGACTGCCCTCCGGGTACCGGTGACGAACCACTCTCCGTCATGCAGCTTCTGGGTAATGATGCACAGGCTGTTATCGTAACCACACCACAAGGGGTGGCTATTGATGACGTACGCCGCTCCGTTACCTTTGTTGGTGACGTTGGCAATCAGGTTCTCGGTATCGTAGAAAACATGAGCGGTATTGTGTGCTCACAGTGCGGCAATGTTGAAAATATTTTCGGTAAAGGTGGCGGTAAAGACCTTGCCAAAGAAGTTGGAGTTCGTTTCCTCGGTGATATTCCGCTTGATCCGGAAGTCGTTCGCTCCGGCGATGAAGGCTACGCATTCCTTTCTGTGCAGCAGGAAAGCCCTACGGCTCAGGCCATCCAGAAAATAATCAAGCCGATCCTGATGCTTGATAACGGTGCAGAGCCAGCTACTAAACTGCATCCTATTCTTCCGCCCCATAAAGGCACTATCAAAATCGCGTTGCCTGTTACCAAAGGCACCCTGTCCCCATCGATGCACTTGGCAGAACAGTATGTCATTGCAGTAGCAGATGCGGAAAATAAAAAGATTCTTTCGACTGAAACCGTTGACGCTCCGGCATTCGAAGCAACAACGGCAGCGTCTTTCCTCGAACGCCTTGATGCTGGATATGTTCTGGCTAAAGACGTACCGCAGGACGCATGCGACGCCTTGAAAGAAAAACACATTTCTCTTGTGAAAGGCATTACTGTAAATGCACCTGTTGCAGTCGTGACAGACTTTATTGAAGGGAAACTGCTTGCAGCAGGCTAAGCAATCTAACTTTTCCTCATTTCCGACAAAAAAGGGAGAAGCTGTTGAAACAGCTTCTCCCTTTTTCATTGCTATCAATCTAAAATCTTACATAAAAATTCCAGCGAGAGCACCCGCAAACACCATTACAGAAATAAATCCGTTCATGGTAAAGAATGCCATGTTAACACGGCTCATATCATCTGCGCTAATGATAGAGTGCTCCCAATAGAGGATACCGGAAACAACGGCCCACACCGCAAAATACGGCCATGCGAGTCCTGCAGCCCAGCCTCCCATAAGAAACATTATAGAAGTCACCACGTGGCAAAACGATGAAATAACAAGAGCGGACGTAAGGCCAAAATGGGCTGGAACTGAATTCAAGCCAACAGTACGGTCATATTCTGCATCCTGACAGGAATAGATAATATCGAACCCTGCAACCCAGAATAATATGCCCCATGCGAACAGTACGGCAGACACTGTGAACTGAGGATCAACACTGATCCAACCAGCAAGTGGAGACAGGGCAAGAACAGCCCCGAGCCAGAAGTGGCAAAGCCATGTAAAGCGTTTGAGCAAACTGTAAAATGCCGCGACAAATAATGCGACAGGCGAAAGCATGAAGCTTAATTCGTTTATGAAAAAACACGCAATCACAAAAATTGCGGCCATAACAGCTACAAAGGCCCATGTCTGCATTGGCGAAATTTCACCAGTTACGAGGGGACGCTGCTGCGTACGAGGGTTTTTTGCATCAAAAGGCAGATCAATCACCCTGTTGAAGGCCATTGCAACAGAACGAACAGCCACCATAGCGACTGTCAGCAATAAAAAAGGTTTTAGCGGCGGCAAACCACCGGCTGCGATAAATTGTCCAAGATATGCAAAAGGAAGAGCAAATACCGAGTGTTCAATTTTAATCATTCGGCAGACAGCGCCGAATTTAGCAAGAGGAGTTGAAGCCGAACTCATGAAATATCCTTAGAGACAATACCGTATTTATTATACAGCACTTTTGAATAGTTAGAAAAATGTTCAAGAGCCAGAGTCTGTCCCTTACAACGCAGATCGTTAATTTCATCGTACCGCTCAATAAGCACTTCAACAACAATAGGGTCGAGCTTGTTTGAATCACCAAGCTGCCGCAAGACCTTGGTTGTCTGCTTAAAATCCATCCCTCTACGGTACGGACGATCCTCAGTAATAGCAGTGAAGACATCTGCAACTTGAAGAATTCGAGAACCCAAAGAAATTTCTTTACCCGCAATCCCTTTTGGATAGCCTGTTCCGTCTATACGCTCGTGATGCTGACATGCCCAGTCTCGAATAACTTCCAGCCCCGGTACACCGGAAAGTATATGCTCTGTATACACTGCGTGACGCTGAATGGCGGAAAATTCACTTGAGGTTAATTTGTCATTTTTTTCCAGAAGAGTTGTGGGTACGGCAAGCTTTCCGATATCATGCAAGCGCCCTGCAATCTGAAAAAGGGCTTGCTCGACCTCATTGAAACCTAGCCAACGCCCTAACACACTGGATGTTATGGCAACCCCCTGTGAATGGGTTGCGGTAAACCGGCTACGAAAATCAATAACTTTTGCAAACAAGCCAGTAAAATCCAAGACGCCTTCAGCATCAAGCATATCAGATTCGAATTGTGTAGAAAGTCTGAGTTTTTTTTCAGTACGTTCAGAGTACAACCGGTGATAATAATCACGCTTTGACTCTGCTTCACGCAAAGCTTCGATATAGTCAGGATTAAATAATCTACCGGAATGCTTACGGCATAATTCAATTAAAAGAGGAACCTGGAGTCTTGCAGGACGGTCTCTACGGGTATTAACATCAATAAAATCAGCAAGATTAATGATGTTACTGATTTCATAACGCTTATTTTCTCCTCGCAATTCTTCCCACGGAGTGTGGTGGTACTCCACAAGCTTGGAAACATCCTGCAACTTTTTTGACGAACTGATAATCACCGATCCAGCAATTGAATGCTTTATTGTATCATCCTCGAACAAAAGGGAATCCACCGCAGGATACAAAGAGACAGCGCCTATGTCATGCAGCATGGCTGCAAAAACAACATTGCGTCGTTCAAAACTGCTTAACCCATAGCACTCAGCTATACGCGCTGCAAAAAAACCAACATTGGTATGATGCCCCGCAAGAGTGTGCGAAACCATATCCAATGAACGAGCGAGCGCATTGACAAGGTCAAATAAACGAACCTTAAAATTATTATCTTCAGTGTAAGCAAGCCCCGGCCCCTGACACTCGTGCTGAAATACCACAGATTCTCCTATCTAATTCCCGCAATCAGCAGGGTCACCCTGAAGTTTAGCAATGGTATGCTCAAAAGCAGGAAGAACCGCTTCTAAATTTTCTGTAACAGCCTTTGTACTGCCAGGCATATTAACAATAAGAGACGTTCCAAGAGTTCCCGCGATCGCGCGGGACACAACAGCATGAGGCGTTTTTTTAAGACTCGCAGCCATCATCGCTTGCTCTACGCCACGAAGGCGACGATCAATGACCTTAACAGTTGCTTCCGGAGTAACATCGCGAGGCGCAACTCCGGTACCACCTGTTGTTAAAATCAAATCAAACTTCTGAAGCAAGGCCAGATTCACAAGCAACTGGCGCAACTGTAACTCTTCATCAGGAATAATATACCCGCGCGCATACGCAAGTTCGTATTTTTCCCGAACTAAAGTTTCAATCAAAGGGCCACTTTTATCTTCACGCTGATTTCGAGCACCCTTATCGGAAAGAGTCACCCATGCAAGACTTAACCCCCGTTTAGAAGGCGTCACAGTGCAAGACGTTCCCGCATCAAGTCCACGGAGTATTTTTACCCACATACCTTCGACAGAGTGCATACCGTTATGGGACGGAAAGTATCCGTTTTGAATAACAGTGCAGCACGGTTGATCACAACCGTCTTCAATGATCGAAAATTCAGTTCCGACAGGAAAGTAAGCAGGAGCCAGCGAAGTATTGATAGTCGCTGCCAGATCAACATCTTCACCAGAGCGACCGATGAAAACGATGTTATCCTGAGCAATCCCTCGTAATGCTGTAAGTGAATATCTATTCATGTTACGCCTACAATATCGTGCAGATTAGTTATCTTGTATAAATTCACCCGAATAAAACAATACAACGATGTATAGCAACAAATTAAGCACGCAACGTCCTTGATAGAACATCTCGCTGCCATGTATTTCCATTTAACTATTTACTATTATGATGTTTTTAAGAAACAATAGTGATACTTAAACGCCATAGAAAGACTATATTGCCTTTGTCTGAAATGAGATTGCTATCCTAGTGAAATTTGACAACAAAAACAATACACCTTTTGACTACTTTTAAGCTAACAAAGCCCAAATGTAAAAAATAATCCGTGTTGTAGCAGCCTAATAATTTTAACAAAAACTAGACATCCATATTGTCTTCACTCGCCCAACTGTGCGCACAACCAATAAAAATCAAGTAAAGGCTAGACACTGTACGTTACAGCCGAAGTACATATAAATGACAAAAAAAGAACGGACTAAACTGAGTCCGTTCTTTTTTTTATAAAACCACCTGCAATCTAGAAAGAACTACAAAATCTGACTCAGGAATAATTTTGTACGGTCATGCTCAGGACTGGTGAAGAAGTGTTCCGGTGTCCCCTGCTCTACGAGCTGACCACCATCCATAAATACGACACGATCTGCAACTTCACGGGCAAACCCCATTTCGTGGGTTACAACAACCATTGTCATACCTTCTTTTGCCAGATTCTTCATAACATCAAGAACCTCGCCAACCATCTCCGGATCAAGTGCAGAGGTAGGTTCATCAAACAACAGCACCTTAGGATCCATTGCTAAAGCACGTGCAATAGCAATACGCTGCTGCTGCCCACCGGAAAGCTGATCCGGATACACATTATATTTATGTGCAAGACCAACTTTTTCAAGCAGTTCCATGCCTTTTTTCTCTGCATCCTTCTTAGAGCGCTTGCGCACAGTCATCTGCGCCATAGTAATATTATCGAGCACGCTCATATGGGGAAAAAGGTTGAAGGACTGAAATACCATACCAACTTCTGCACGAACTTCGTTGATATCGCAGTTAGGATCAAGCACCTCGGTGCCTTCAATGGTAATAGAACCGCTATTGGCAAATTCCAGACGGTTCAAACAGCGCAGAAAGGTTGACTTACCGGAACCGGAAGGCCCGATAATAACCAGTACTTCACCTGCAGCCACTTCCAATGAAACATCTTTAAGGGCATGCAGTTCTTCTGGAATATAAAAATATTTATTAACATTCTTCGCGCAAATCATCGCACCGCTCTCCTTTCAAGGTACTGAACCGCCACAGAAAGGGCAAAGGTAAGTACAAGGTACATAATGGTACAGGCAATCCACAGTTCATATGACATAAGGGACGAACTGATAACCTCACGGGTAGCTTTAGTGAGTTCGCGCACAGCAATTACGCCAAGCAGTGAGGAATCTTTAATAAGACTGATAAACTGCCCCGCAAGCGGAGGAAGAATACGACGGAATGCCTGAGGAAGAATTACTTTGCGCATTGCCTGTGAACCGCTTAAGCCCAAGGCTCGCGCGGCTTCACTCTGCCCTCTATGTACAGACTGTACACCTGCACGAACAATCTCTGCAACGTATGCACCGGTAAAAATAGCCAGCGCAAACACACCATACCATAAAGCAGGAATTGCACTCAGGCCGATCTTACTAAGCAGGGCGTTAATAAGAGACCCGGCAACAAAGTACCAAAGAAAAATCTGAACAAGCAGTGGAGAGCCACGAATAAGTTCAACGTACGTGATGGAAAGCCAACGCAGACAAGGATTTTCCGAAATTCGCATCAGGCCGCTAAGAATACCTACGACAATGCCGAGGACAATCGCAAGCAAGGAGACTTTCAGTGTTACATATGTTGCTTCGAGTAAAATACCCGGCTTACTTACACGATACTCTGCAAGAGTATCGCCCATGTAGACATAGTCCCCTTCGACCATAAAAATATTAGCATCTGAAGGCAGCTTAACCATTTCTTCATAACTACCATCTTGAATAACAAGAGTGTACCCTGTGGCAGTCTTTTCAATTTTGGTTAAATCACCTTCAACTTCAGAGCGAACATCAAGAGATTTATCAAGCCAGAAATACTGAGGCACCTGTTCCCAGCGCCAGTTGTAGTCTACAAAATCTGCAGCAGCGTAAATAAAGCCGATACCAAACAGGCAAATTGCCACAAACATGGCTTTCCAAAACAGGAAATACCCCGGCTTCTTAGGACGGTCGAGTCCCGTGTAATTCATCATCTGCGTATCCTTATCTCAACACGTTACAAACAAGTTCTAAAAAACAGTAAACCTTCCGGCTCCATATTACATTATGCATACCACAACGTAATATGAAACCAGAAGGAAGCTTTGTATGCCTTAGATTATCGACGCTGCCCCTGAAAGACAGGTGAGCGTGACAGCGGAATAAACAGGGTCGGCATGAAGCCGACCCCTTAGTAGACAAAAAAAACTATTTCTTCAACTGAGCTTTCCAAGCGTCAGAACGGAACCATTTGTCGTAAAGACGCTGGTAACGACCGTCGTTTTTGAACTGGAAGATAAAGTTGTTGAGGAAGTTAGCAAAATCAGGATCGCCCTGTTTGTAACCGATTGCCATAGGCTCGAAGGTGAAAGGATCGTTAAGTACGAAAACTTTGCCTTTACCCTGAACAGAAGCAATGTTCTCAAGTGCAGGAATATCAAAAACAAAAGCATCAGCACGGCCGGAAATAACTTCCATACCGCAGTCTACTTCTTTTTCGAAAGACTTGTAGGTTGCTTTTGGCAAGTACTTTTTAACAGCTTCTTCACCGGTGGTACCAAGACGGGAAACAATAACGTA includes these proteins:
- a CDS encoding P-loop NTPase — its product is MSTDCSSGNCSSGSCGGAPTELDAGEARMKRTISRIKHKIVVMSGKGGVGKSTVATNIAIGLSLAGKKVGLLDVDVHGPSVPRLLSMRDSKVHIEESFIEPVAWSKNLSVMSLGFLLPNSYQPVVWRGPVKMGFIKQLLSDVVWGDLDYMVVDCPPGTGDEPLSVMQLLGNDAQAVIVTTPQGVAIDDVRRSVTFVGDVGNQVLGIVENMSGIVCSQCGNVENIFGKGGGKDLAKEVGVRFLGDIPLDPEVVRSGDEGYAFLSVQQESPTAQAIQKIIKPILMLDNGAEPATKLHPILPPHKGTIKIALPVTKGTLSPSMHLAEQYVIAVADAENKKILSTETVDAPAFEATTAASFLERLDAGYVLAKDVPQDACDALKEKHISLVKGITVNAPVAVVTDFIEGKLLAAG
- a CDS encoding 4-hydroxybenzoate octaprenyltransferase, whose amino-acid sequence is MSSASTPLAKFGAVCRMIKIEHSVFALPFAYLGQFIAAGGLPPLKPFLLLTVAMVAVRSVAMAFNRVIDLPFDAKNPRTQQRPLVTGEISPMQTWAFVAVMAAIFVIACFFINELSFMLSPVALFVAAFYSLLKRFTWLCHFWLGAVLALSPLAGWISVDPQFTVSAVLFAWGILFWVAGFDIIYSCQDAEYDRTVGLNSVPAHFGLTSALVISSFCHVVTSIMFLMGGWAAGLAWPYFAVWAVVSGILYWEHSIISADDMSRVNMAFFTMNGFISVMVFAGALAGIFM
- a CDS encoding HD domain-containing phosphohydrolase, whose protein sequence is MVFQHECQGPGLAYTEDNNFKVRLFDLVNALARSLDMVSHTLAGHHTNVGFFAARIAECYGLSSFERRNVVFAAMLHDIGAVSLYPAVDSLLFEDDTIKHSIAGSVIISSSKKLQDVSKLVEYHHTPWEELRGENKRYEISNIINLADFIDVNTRRDRPARLQVPLLIELCRKHSGRLFNPDYIEALREAESKRDYYHRLYSERTEKKLRLSTQFESDMLDAEGVLDFTGLFAKVIDFRSRFTATHSQGVAITSSVLGRWLGFNEVEQALFQIAGRLHDIGKLAVPTTLLEKNDKLTSSEFSAIQRHAVYTEHILSGVPGLEVIRDWACQHHERIDGTGYPKGIAGKEISLGSRILQVADVFTAITEDRPYRRGMDFKQTTKVLRQLGDSNKLDPIVVEVLIERYDEINDLRCKGQTLALEHFSNYSKVLYNKYGIVSKDIS
- a CDS encoding MogA/MoaB family molybdenum cofactor biosynthesis protein; translation: MNRYSLTALRGIAQDNIVFIGRSGEDVDLAATINTSLAPAYFPVGTEFSIIEDGCDQPCCTVIQNGYFPSHNGMHSVEGMWVKILRGLDAGTSCTVTPSKRGLSLAWVTLSDKGARNQREDKSGPLIETLVREKYELAYARGYIIPDEELQLRQLLVNLALLQKFDLILTTGGTGVAPRDVTPEATVKVIDRRLRGVEQAMMAASLKKTPHAVVSRAIAGTLGTSLIVNMPGSTKAVTENLEAVLPAFEHTIAKLQGDPADCGN
- a CDS encoding amino acid ABC transporter ATP-binding protein; translated protein: MICAKNVNKYFYIPEELHALKDVSLEVAAGEVLVIIGPSGSGKSTFLRCLNRLEFANSGSITIEGTEVLDPNCDINEVRAEVGMVFQSFNLFPHMSVLDNITMAQMTVRKRSKKDAEKKGMELLEKVGLAHKYNVYPDQLSGGQQQRIAIARALAMDPKVLLFDEPTSALDPEMVGEVLDVMKNLAKEGMTMVVVTHEMGFAREVADRVVFMDGGQLVEQGTPEHFFTSPEHDRTKLFLSQIL
- a CDS encoding amino acid ABC transporter permease, with amino-acid sequence MMNYTGLDRPKKPGYFLFWKAMFVAICLFGIGFIYAAADFVDYNWRWEQVPQYFWLDKSLDVRSEVEGDLTKIEKTATGYTLVIQDGSYEEMVKLPSDANIFMVEGDYVYMGDTLAEYRVSKPGILLEATYVTLKVSLLAIVLGIVVGILSGLMRISENPCLRWLSITYVELIRGSPLLVQIFLWYFVAGSLINALLSKIGLSAIPALWYGVFALAIFTGAYVAEIVRAGVQSVHRGQSEAARALGLSGSQAMRKVILPQAFRRILPPLAGQFISLIKDSSLLGVIAVRELTKATREVISSSLMSYELWIACTIMYLVLTFALSVAVQYLERRAVR